Proteins found in one Falsirhodobacter algicola genomic segment:
- a CDS encoding DUF6212 domain-containing protein, with product MTGPLAAPFSSLIVAPDDLAAAQALALPVALIVAEDEGGETTFRAANTPLSAEDAMLRALGVLPLSASGRDCLTRVQALWRARFDLPLAEAVATDRAELLSWVIVRLDDGQRQGAARATRLMRELSVLRQQHDTTQTCFRDLEDFVHHNGPQPRTLAMTLSPLSGQRPIPLMGGEELIQRLPGRSSGLSDIALHLAEVPARPGGVLTLSLQSPDTHDTLAIWSVPAARLQRGWLRFALDRALGPDPVGLMIAVGYQGEGHIALSVALHHPDPRFHGRLRDRRLETIPALRLWRWVAGVSAPVAVDAVLPVGGQSRLRRVDPAHLMTALDLGTFAPLPPVEGGEALLVHVLPDTAACGLLTGAALPGMSHAFAGIQTRHPDAPPVEYRMCLAPARLRPRSPGRLPEIAPGHCSGWVCLAPQEAGQLHILPPAPLEEAHDIYLMTRLPAGQTSNAFGWSTFADIGLLH from the coding sequence GTGACTGGACCCCTCGCCGCGCCGTTCTCATCTCTCATCGTCGCGCCGGACGATCTGGCGGCGGCGCAGGCACTGGCGCTTCCCGTGGCGCTGATCGTGGCTGAGGATGAGGGCGGGGAGACCACCTTTCGCGCCGCGAACACCCCCCTTTCGGCCGAGGATGCGATGCTGCGGGCGCTTGGCGTGCTGCCGCTTTCGGCGTCGGGGCGGGACTGTTTGACACGAGTGCAGGCGCTGTGGCGTGCGCGCTTCGATCTTCCGCTTGCCGAAGCCGTGGCCACGGACCGGGCGGAACTCCTCTCATGGGTGATCGTGCGGCTGGACGACGGGCAACGCCAAGGCGCCGCCCGCGCCACGCGCCTGATGCGCGAGTTGTCGGTGCTGCGGCAGCAGCATGACACGACGCAGACCTGCTTCCGCGATCTCGAAGATTTCGTGCACCACAACGGCCCGCAGCCGCGCACGCTGGCGATGACGCTCTCGCCCCTGTCCGGCCAGCGCCCGATCCCCCTGATGGGCGGGGAGGAGTTGATCCAGCGCCTGCCCGGCCGCAGCAGCGGCCTCAGCGACATCGCCCTGCATCTGGCCGAGGTTCCGGCCCGCCCCGGCGGTGTCCTGACGCTGAGCCTGCAAAGCCCCGACACCCACGACACCCTCGCGATCTGGAGCGTTCCGGCCGCGCGCCTGCAACGCGGCTGGCTGCGATTTGCGCTGGACCGGGCGCTGGGCCCGGACCCGGTGGGGCTGATGATCGCCGTCGGGTATCAGGGGGAGGGGCACATCGCCCTGTCCGTCGCCCTGCACCATCCCGATCCGCGTTTCCACGGCCGCCTGCGCGACAGGCGGCTGGAGACGATTCCCGCCCTGCGGCTGTGGCGCTGGGTGGCGGGGGTCAGCGCGCCGGTGGCGGTCGATGCCGTCCTGCCCGTCGGCGGGCAAAGCCGCCTGCGCCGGGTCGATCCCGCGCATCTGATGACGGCGCTCGATCTAGGCACCTTCGCCCCCCTCCCCCCGGTGGAGGGCGGGGAGGCGCTTTTGGTCCATGTCCTGCCGGATACCGCCGCCTGCGGCCTGCTGACGGGGGCCGCCTTGCCCGGAATGTCCCATGCCTTCGCCGGCATCCAGACGCGCCATCCCGACGCGCCCCCGGTGGAATATCGGATGTGCCTGGCCCCCGCCCGGCTGCGTCCGCGCAGTCCGGGGCGCCTGCCGGAGATCGCGCCCGGCCACTGTTCCGGCTGGGTCTGCCTTGCCCCGCAAGAGGCCGGGCAGCTTCATATCCTGCCCCCCGCCCCACTGGAGGAGGCGCATGACATCTACCTCATGACGCGGCTTCCGGCGGGGCAGACCTCCAACGCCTTCGGCTGGTCCACCTTCGCCGATATCGGCCTGCTGCATTAG
- a CDS encoding glycosyltransferase: MMNAPVPLLIRPAPALGAPRIAVVIPVHGHCVLLSEAIESVLSQRAGFGIRILLVNDGCPQVETDRTCRDHARAAPERITYLRKPHGGLSDARNHGIRYALAAWPSVEAVYMLDADNRLRPDALAHAMAALDTHPDAAWIHPNIDMFGMSWAGDYGGEYSRLIHTVMNTCEAGSLIRRCVFEAGIFFDTAFRAGFEDWDFFLSAAGAGFRGRNIESFGFLYRKRAESMLARSDREGEAIRRELRRKHAALFSPRGLAAAEQAEAPRYAILLTDRDEVLLSVDPDASDARRIRHADYEAMWWRTQTGSSRHHAPPITVVTTGPVLAALRGAGLLHSTLWWLERRLEDAPFAALEMEPQTADRLDWSEGNIDGQRPSRAALVMLRPGVMTEAMRAPSINWIGGIAAEPCALPLHTVCLRLPYELCPPGGAFDSTVHDLVALAARYRASPYRAAMEHEWEWRQPGIPWRARTHAIAQISTGLGTPYPRLAREGRDIGFILSLNDTAGIERAARNAARALRQAGQRTHLFVIDGQSCPYGAEWRAAFDSVTFLADPAFAPWDDGSSRFFGTDITEWSRHGDQRQATAMLAWLDLVVNVHGGAIAGVMGRLKAIGVRTALSLHHSDRSPFQRMIGNTYLGLAFEDAYDLILPCSQRLADWCHGMGVPEAKIVPVPNAPGFALPPGAEARIAARRAARAPTAPLRVLFLGPLERRKGIDRLIPVLEASRACLPVEWRIAGQPAAMAEGVDLPPALRTLLEPPLGTPEALAGALEWADVLFLPSHHEGLSLTVLEAMRSGVVPLVTDAGAVTEVVREGQNGIVLSQSHTLPEAMSALAELCRDGGLVRRLSAQARADMAGRDWDGAVRPLLRRLSEFRP, translated from the coding sequence ATGATGAACGCCCCTGTCCCGCTGCTGATCCGCCCGGCCCCGGCCCTCGGCGCGCCGCGGATCGCGGTCGTCATTCCCGTTCACGGCCATTGCGTCCTGCTGTCCGAAGCGATCGAAAGCGTCCTGAGCCAGCGCGCGGGCTTCGGCATCCGCATCCTTCTGGTGAATGACGGCTGCCCGCAGGTCGAAACGGACCGCACCTGCCGCGATCATGCCCGCGCCGCGCCCGAGCGGATCACCTATCTGCGCAAACCCCATGGCGGGCTGAGCGATGCGCGCAATCACGGCATCCGCTACGCTCTCGCCGCGTGGCCCTCGGTGGAGGCGGTCTATATGCTGGACGCCGACAACCGCCTGCGCCCCGACGCGCTGGCCCATGCGATGGCCGCGCTGGACACCCACCCGGACGCCGCTTGGATCCACCCCAATATCGACATGTTCGGGATGAGTTGGGCCGGCGATTACGGGGGCGAGTATTCCCGGCTGATCCACACCGTGATGAACACCTGCGAGGCCGGAAGCCTGATCCGCCGCTGCGTGTTCGAGGCGGGGATCTTCTTCGACACCGCCTTTCGTGCGGGGTTCGAGGATTGGGATTTCTTTCTCAGCGCCGCCGGGGCGGGCTTTCGCGGGCGCAACATCGAAAGCTTCGGCTTTCTGTATCGCAAACGCGCCGAAAGCATGCTGGCCCGGTCCGATCGCGAGGGCGAGGCGATCCGCCGCGAGCTGCGCCGCAAACACGCGGCGCTGTTCAGCCCGCGCGGCCTTGCCGCAGCCGAACAGGCCGAAGCGCCGCGCTATGCCATCCTTTTGACCGACCGGGACGAGGTGCTGCTCTCGGTCGATCCCGACGCCTCCGATGCCCGCCGCATCCGCCATGCCGATTACGAGGCGATGTGGTGGCGCACCCAGACCGGCAGCAGCCGCCATCACGCCCCACCCATCACCGTCGTGACGACAGGCCCGGTTCTGGCGGCACTGCGCGGGGCGGGGCTGCTGCATTCGACGCTCTGGTGGCTGGAGCGGCGGCTCGAGGATGCGCCCTTCGCCGCGCTGGAGATGGAGCCGCAGACCGCCGACCGGCTCGACTGGTCCGAGGGGAATATCGACGGCCAGCGCCCGTCCCGCGCCGCGCTCGTGATGCTGCGCCCCGGCGTGATGACCGAGGCGATGCGCGCACCGTCGATCAACTGGATCGGCGGGATCGCGGCCGAACCCTGCGCGCTGCCGCTGCATACGGTCTGCCTGCGCCTGCCTTACGAACTGTGTCCGCCCGGCGGCGCGTTCGATAGCACCGTCCACGACCTCGTGGCGCTGGCCGCGCGCTACCGCGCCTCTCCCTATCGCGCCGCGATGGAGCATGAATGGGAATGGCGCCAGCCCGGCATTCCGTGGCGCGCGCGCACCCATGCCATCGCGCAGATCTCCACCGGGCTCGGCACGCCCTATCCGCGGCTGGCGCGGGAGGGGCGGGATATCGGCTTCATCCTGTCCCTCAACGATACGGCGGGCATCGAACGCGCGGCGCGGAATGCGGCGCGTGCCCTGCGGCAGGCGGGGCAGCGGACCCATCTTTTCGTGATCGACGGCCAGTCCTGCCCCTATGGCGCGGAATGGCGGGCGGCCTTCGACAGCGTGACCTTCCTCGCCGATCCGGCCTTTGCCCCGTGGGATGACGGAAGCAGCCGCTTCTTCGGGACCGATATCACCGAATGGTCCCGCCATGGCGATCAGCGGCAGGCGACGGCGATGCTGGCATGGCTCGATCTGGTGGTGAACGTCCATGGCGGCGCCATCGCCGGCGTCATGGGCCGCCTGAAGGCGATAGGCGTGCGCACCGCCCTGTCGCTGCATCACAGCGACCGCAGCCCGTTCCAGCGGATGATCGGCAACACCTATCTCGGCCTCGCTTTCGAGGATGCCTACGATCTGATCCTGCCCTGTTCGCAGCGGCTGGCCGATTGGTGTCACGGCATGGGCGTGCCGGAGGCGAAGATCGTCCCCGTGCCGAACGCGCCGGGCTTTGCCCTGCCGCCGGGGGCGGAGGCCCGCATCGCCGCGCGCCGCGCCGCCCGCGCGCCCACCGCGCCGCTGCGGGTGCTGTTCCTCGGCCCGCTGGAGCGGCGCAAGGGCATCGACCGGTTGATCCCCGTGCTGGAGGCCAGCCGCGCCTGCCTTCCGGTGGAATGGCGCATCGCCGGCCAGCCCGCCGCCATGGCCGAGGGGGTGGATCTACCCCCCGCGCTTCGGACGCTGCTGGAACCGCCCCTCGGCACGCCCGAGGCTTTGGCCGGTGCGCTCGAATGGGCGGATGTGCTGTTCCTGCCCTCTCATCACGAAGGGCTGTCCCTGACGGTGCTGGAGGCGATGCGCTCCGGGGTCGTCCCGCTGGTGACCGATGCGGGCGCGGTCACGGAAGTGGTGCGCGAGGGGCAGAACGGCATCGTCCTGTCCCAAAGCCATACGCTGCCCGAGGCGATGTCCGCCCTTGCCGAACTTTGCCGCGATGGTGGGTTGGTGCGGCGGCTGTCGGCGCAGGCCCGCGCCGACATGGCCGGGCGCGACTGGGACGGGGCGGTGCGCCCCCTCCTCCGCCGATTGTCCGAATTCCGGCCCTAG
- a CDS encoding efflux transporter outer membrane subunit encodes MSRTLPLLTALALAGCAVGPTYETPSMPVASTFNEASAASIGEVAKRQWWTQFNDPMLTDLVQRGLAQNLDLAAQNQRIEAARASLRQTGVSDAISGDLSTTSERSGSDSSAAAYNTSSTLSADLVIDLFGRVRRQREAAVADLGAAEAGMGVSRLAYLSSIIGAYLDARYAQNALELTRQTIDTRTRTLEITRNQRASGAATELDEAQVQALLDNARADIPALEAQFLSNIYAIATLLAEPAQPLVTRMQAGAPQPRPHDAGGIGIPADLVRNRPDVRQAEREYASAVADLGYATAQLYPSVTLSGSVTEGGSNSWSFGPSLSLALLNRPQLIATRDEAAATAREAEVTWRQTVLEAVEDVQDANSTWRRDGQTVSLLNRSVNSYSRALELSQQNFEAGALSLLDLLDTDRSLASARLSLADAIRDQAVDWATLQVALGAGAYP; translated from the coding sequence ATGAGCCGTACCCTGCCCCTTCTGACCGCTCTGGCCCTGGCAGGGTGCGCGGTCGGCCCGACATACGAAACGCCCAGCATGCCCGTCGCCTCCACCTTCAACGAGGCGAGCGCCGCCTCGATCGGAGAGGTGGCAAAGCGCCAGTGGTGGACGCAGTTCAACGATCCGATGCTGACGGATCTGGTGCAGCGGGGTCTGGCGCAGAACCTCGACCTCGCCGCCCAGAACCAGCGGATCGAAGCCGCCCGCGCCAGCCTGCGCCAGACCGGCGTCAGCGATGCCATCAGCGGCGATCTGAGCACCACCAGCGAACGGTCGGGCAGCGATAGCAGCGCCGCGGCCTACAACACGTCGTCCACGCTGTCGGCCGATCTCGTGATCGACCTCTTCGGCCGGGTCCGCCGCCAGCGCGAGGCCGCCGTCGCCGATCTTGGGGCCGCCGAGGCGGGGATGGGCGTCAGCCGCCTTGCCTATCTGTCGTCGATCATCGGGGCCTATCTGGACGCACGCTATGCCCAGAACGCGCTGGAACTGACGCGCCAGACCATCGACACCCGCACCCGCACGCTGGAGATCACGCGCAATCAGCGCGCCTCGGGCGCGGCGACCGAACTCGACGAGGCGCAGGTGCAGGCGCTGCTGGACAATGCCCGTGCCGACATCCCGGCACTGGAGGCGCAGTTCCTGTCCAACATCTACGCCATCGCGACGCTGCTGGCCGAACCCGCCCAACCGCTGGTGACGCGGATGCAGGCCGGTGCCCCGCAGCCGCGGCCGCATGATGCGGGCGGCATCGGCATCCCCGCCGATCTGGTGCGCAACCGTCCCGACGTGCGGCAGGCGGAACGGGAATATGCCAGCGCGGTCGCCGATCTCGGCTATGCCACGGCGCAGCTCTATCCGTCCGTCACGCTGTCGGGCTCCGTCACCGAAGGCGGCAGCAATTCCTGGAGCTTCGGGCCGTCGCTGTCGCTGGCCCTTCTGAACCGCCCGCAGCTGATCGCCACGCGCGACGAAGCCGCCGCCACCGCCCGCGAGGCCGAGGTGACGTGGCGTCAGACCGTGCTCGAAGCGGTGGAGGATGTGCAGGACGCCAACAGCACATGGCGCCGCGACGGGCAGACGGTCTCGCTGCTGAACCGTTCGGTCAATTCCTATTCCCGCGCGCTGGAACTGTCGCAGCAGAACTTCGAAGCCGGCGCCCTGTCGCTTCTGGACCTGCTGGACACGGACCGCTCGCTCGCCTCGGCGCGGCTGTCGCTGGCCGATGCGATCCGCGATCAGGCGGTGGACTGGGCGACGCTGCAGGTCGCACTCGGGGCGGGCGCCTATCCCTAA
- a CDS encoding multidrug efflux RND transporter permease subunit produces MARFFIHRPVFAWVLAIVTMLFGALGISTLPISQYPEVSPPTVRISASYTGASAEAVQNSVTTVIEDAMTGLDGLLYMTSASSRGSSSITMIFDDDVDGDDAQVDVQNQLSRVLSQLPDTVQDNGVTVRQSTTSILMVGALVSSDDRFTPLQLADMLEKTVEGPIQRTPGVSGINIFGSGYAMRIWLDPDRLVQYQLTPQDVTNAVSAQNSTVTVGSLGDQPTSDVQQFTAEITAQSQLTTVDEFRNILLKTGDDGAAVRLGDVARVEIGQEDYGRDSRFSRHSAAGFGVNLQSGANAVETAANVRATLDAMAGAFPEGVNIEYAYDTSPFVQLSIEKVEHTLIEAIVLVFIVMLIFLQNWRATLIPTLAVPVVLLGTFGILSVLGYSINTLTMFAMVLAIGLLVDDAIVVVENVERVMEEDGLGPVEATEKSMGQITGALVGIGMILSVVFLPMAFFGGSTGIIYRQFSVTIISAMVLSVLVALVLTPALCATLLRPRRHDGGNAAARWFNRGFERFTRGYVRTNSRILRRPFAALAALAVVVGLIWSMASNISSSFLPDEDRGLLMVIVRLPEGSTSTQTDAVVRKVEDYLLDKEGDAVASTFAALGFGFGGNSQNAGIVFVRLKDFDERAGHPELSASAVAQRANAHFREINRQGRLIVTQPPAIPGMGNSSGFNMYLIDQSGLGQTALRKAANDLVAAATADGSVTGLQGNEDSDQTALRIDIDAQKAQSFGLSLSEVNAMLSIIFSGRDVNDFEMGADLRPVIVQGDAPFRMQPDDVYRWRARNTDGEMVPFSSFATLGWDTIPATLDHYGGSSAIEITGDPAVGVSSGQAMTRMEELVSELPGGYGSAWTGLSYQERLSGNQAPFLYAISVLVVFLCLAALYESWSIPVAVLLAVPVGVLGALAAALVMGQANDVYFKVGLLTTIGLAAKNAILVVEFAVDLQRQGRSLIDATLEAARQRLRPILMTSFAFILGVVPLATATGAGAGAQNAIGIGVLGGMTAATALGIFLVPAFFVSVRRIFARKSA; encoded by the coding sequence ATGGCACGCTTTTTCATTCACCGCCCCGTCTTCGCTTGGGTTCTCGCGATCGTTACGATGCTGTTCGGCGCGCTCGGGATCTCCACCCTTCCCATTTCGCAATATCCCGAGGTGTCGCCCCCCACGGTCCGCATCTCCGCCAGCTATACCGGCGCATCCGCCGAGGCGGTGCAGAACTCCGTCACCACCGTCATCGAAGATGCCATGACCGGCCTCGACGGGCTGCTCTACATGACCTCGGCCTCCTCTCGGGGAAGCTCGTCGATCACGATGATCTTCGACGACGACGTGGACGGCGACGATGCGCAGGTCGATGTGCAGAACCAGCTGTCGCGGGTGCTGAGCCAGCTTCCCGACACCGTGCAGGACAACGGCGTGACGGTGCGCCAGTCCACCACCTCGATCCTGATGGTGGGCGCGCTGGTCAGCTCGGACGACCGTTTCACCCCGCTGCAACTGGCCGACATGCTGGAAAAGACGGTCGAAGGGCCGATCCAGCGGACGCCGGGGGTGTCGGGCATCAACATCTTCGGTTCGGGCTATGCCATGCGCATCTGGCTCGATCCCGACCGGCTGGTGCAGTACCAGTTGACGCCGCAGGACGTGACGAACGCCGTCTCGGCGCAGAACAGCACGGTCACGGTCGGCTCTCTCGGGGATCAACCGACATCGGATGTACAGCAGTTCACCGCCGAGATCACGGCCCAGAGCCAGCTGACCACGGTGGACGAATTCCGCAACATCCTGCTGAAGACCGGCGATGACGGCGCGGCCGTGCGCCTTGGCGATGTCGCCCGGGTGGAGATCGGCCAAGAGGATTACGGCCGCGACAGCCGCTTCTCGCGCCATTCGGCGGCGGGCTTCGGCGTGAACCTGCAAAGCGGCGCCAACGCCGTGGAGACGGCGGCGAATGTCCGCGCCACCCTCGATGCGATGGCAGGCGCCTTCCCCGAAGGCGTGAACATCGAATACGCCTACGACACCTCGCCCTTCGTGCAGCTGTCGATCGAGAAGGTCGAGCATACGCTGATCGAGGCGATCGTCCTCGTCTTCATCGTGATGCTGATCTTCCTGCAGAACTGGCGCGCCACGCTGATCCCGACGCTGGCGGTGCCGGTGGTGCTGCTGGGCACCTTCGGCATCCTGTCGGTGCTGGGCTATTCGATCAACACGCTGACGATGTTCGCGATGGTTCTGGCGATCGGCCTTCTGGTCGATGACGCCATCGTCGTCGTGGAGAACGTCGAAAGGGTGATGGAGGAGGACGGCCTCGGCCCGGTGGAGGCGACGGAGAAATCCATGGGCCAGATCACCGGCGCGCTGGTGGGCATCGGGATGATCCTGTCGGTGGTGTTCCTGCCGATGGCCTTCTTCGGCGGATCGACCGGCATCATCTACCGGCAATTCTCGGTCACGATCATCTCGGCGATGGTACTGTCGGTGCTGGTGGCGCTGGTGCTGACGCCGGCGCTGTGCGCCACGCTTCTGCGCCCGCGCCGGCACGATGGCGGCAACGCCGCCGCGCGCTGGTTCAACCGCGGGTTCGAACGGTTCACCCGCGGCTATGTGCGCACCAACAGCCGCATCCTGCGCCGTCCCTTCGCCGCGCTTGCGGCGCTTGCGGTGGTCGTCGGGCTGATCTGGAGCATGGCGAGCAACATCTCCTCCTCCTTCCTGCCGGACGAGGATCGGGGCCTTCTGATGGTCATCGTGCGGCTGCCCGAAGGATCGACCAGCACGCAGACCGACGCCGTGGTCCGCAAGGTGGAGGATTACCTTCTGGACAAGGAGGGCGACGCCGTCGCCTCCACCTTCGCCGCGCTCGGCTTCGGCTTCGGGGGCAACTCCCAGAATGCCGGCATCGTCTTCGTCCGCCTGAAGGATTTCGACGAACGCGCGGGCCATCCCGAACTCTCGGCCTCGGCGGTGGCGCAGCGGGCGAACGCCCATTTCCGCGAGATCAACCGGCAGGGGCGTCTGATCGTCACGCAGCCCCCGGCCATTCCGGGCATGGGCAACTCCTCGGGGTTCAACATGTATCTGATCGACCAGTCCGGTCTGGGCCAGACCGCGCTGCGCAAGGCCGCGAACGATCTGGTGGCCGCCGCGACGGCCGATGGCAGCGTCACCGGCCTTCAGGGCAACGAGGACAGCGACCAGACCGCCCTGCGCATCGACATCGACGCCCAGAAGGCCCAGAGCTTCGGGCTGAGCCTGTCGGAAGTGAACGCGATGCTCAGCATCATCTTCTCGGGCCGCGATGTGAACGACTTCGAGATGGGGGCCGATCTGCGCCCGGTGATCGTGCAGGGCGACGCGCCCTTCCGGATGCAGCCGGACGACGTCTATCGCTGGCGCGCCCGCAACACCGATGGCGAGATGGTGCCCTTCTCCTCCTTCGCCACGCTGGGCTGGGACACGATCCCCGCGACGCTCGATCACTATGGCGGCTCTTCGGCGATCGAGATCACGGGCGATCCGGCGGTGGGCGTATCCTCGGGGCAGGCCATGACCCGGATGGAGGAACTGGTCTCCGAACTGCCTGGGGGCTACGGCTCGGCGTGGACAGGGCTCAGCTATCAGGAACGTCTGTCGGGCAATCAGGCGCCGTTCCTCTATGCCATTTCGGTGCTGGTGGTGTTCCTGTGCCTTGCCGCGCTCTATGAAAGCTGGAGCATTCCGGTCGCGGTTCTTCTGGCGGTGCCCGTCGGGGTGCTGGGGGCGCTGGCGGCGGCGCTGGTGATGGGACAGGCGAACGATGTCTATTTCAAGGTGGGCCTGCTGACGACCATCGGCCTTGCGGCGAAGAACGCCATTCTGGTGGTGGAATTCGCGGTGGATCTGCAACGTCAGGGCCGAAGCCTGATCGACGCCACGCTCGAGGCCGCGCGCCAACGCCTGCGGCCGATCCTGATGACCTCCTTCGCGTTCATTCTGGGCGTCGTCCCGCTGGCCACCGCCACCGGGGCCGGGGCCGGGGCGCAAAACGCGATCGGCATCGGTGTCCTCGGGGGGATGACGGCGGCCACCGCGCTTGGCATATTCCTCGTACCCGCCTTCTTCGTCAGTGTCCGCCGCATCTTCGCAAGGAAATCCGCATGA
- a CDS encoding SCO family protein, translated as MTTGSLRVLAGIAGAALFIAAIWIFVIAPKMNARAADGIGRGEYVLSTTEGTEFTQESLPGQVTAVFFGFTHCPDVCPTTLGDMMGWQERLGDEAQDLRILFVTVDPERDTLPMLSDYVSWLPGAIAATGTPDEVKKAEDAFRVFAQREPLEDGDYTMSHTSKVMLFDRDGEFADTISYQEDEDSAVAKIDALLQAS; from the coding sequence ATGACCACCGGATCCTTGCGCGTTCTTGCCGGCATCGCCGGTGCCGCGCTCTTCATCGCCGCCATCTGGATCTTCGTCATCGCGCCCAAGATGAACGCCCGCGCGGCCGATGGCATCGGCCGGGGCGAGTATGTCCTATCCACGACCGAAGGGACCGAGTTCACGCAGGAATCGCTGCCCGGTCAGGTGACGGCGGTCTTCTTCGGCTTCACCCATTGCCCCGATGTCTGCCCCACGACGCTGGGCGACATGATGGGCTGGCAGGAACGGCTGGGCGACGAGGCGCAGGATCTGCGCATTCTGTTCGTGACGGTGGACCCCGAACGCGACACGCTGCCGATGCTCAGCGATTACGTCTCGTGGCTGCCGGGCGCGATCGCCGCGACGGGCACGCCGGACGAGGTGAAGAAGGCCGAGGATGCCTTCCGCGTCTTTGCCCAGCGCGAACCGCTGGAGGATGGCGATTACACCATGTCCCACACCTCCAAGGTGATGCTGTTCGACCGCGATGGGGAGTTTGCGGACACCATCTCCTACCAAGAGGACGAGGACAGCGCGGTGGCCAAGATCGACGCGCTTCTGCAGGCCTCCTGA
- a CDS encoding LacI family DNA-binding transcriptional regulator: MADQRRPLTLRDVSEASGVSEMTVSRVLRNRGDVSPATRERVLDAAKSLGYVPNKIAGALASQRVNLVGVIIPSLSNMVFPEVLEAISAVLEDTGLQPVFGVTGYRAEKEETVIYEMLSWRPSGLIVAGLEHSDAARAMLGNAGVPVVEIMDVDGPVIDTAVGISHARAGRMMAEAILAAGYRRIGFLGTRMAGDHRARKRLEGFRSALADAGVEVQDKEFYEGGSSLAKGREMTAAMLARSPDLDFLYYSNDMIGAGGLLYCLEQGIDIPGRMGLAGFNDVDLLDGLPMRLATMDACRFEIGRQAAAIVAGRHPEGIIGGEIVALTPRLNPGDTIR, translated from the coding sequence ATGGCCGACCAGCGCAGACCCCTGACATTGCGTGACGTGTCGGAGGCGTCCGGCGTCAGCGAGATGACGGTCAGCCGTGTGCTGCGCAACCGGGGCGACGTCTCTCCGGCCACGCGGGAACGGGTGCTCGATGCCGCGAAATCGCTGGGCTATGTGCCCAACAAGATTGCGGGCGCGCTGGCCAGCCAGCGGGTGAACCTCGTCGGGGTGATCATCCCTTCGCTCTCGAACATGGTCTTCCCCGAGGTGCTGGAGGCGATCTCGGCGGTGCTGGAGGATACGGGGCTGCAACCCGTCTTCGGCGTCACCGGCTACCGCGCCGAGAAGGAGGAGACCGTCATCTACGAAATGCTCTCATGGCGGCCGTCGGGGCTGATCGTCGCGGGGCTGGAGCATTCGGACGCAGCGCGGGCGATGCTGGGCAATGCCGGCGTGCCGGTGGTGGAGATCATGGATGTGGACGGGCCGGTGATCGACACGGCGGTCGGCATCTCGCATGCGCGGGCGGGGCGGATGATGGCCGAGGCGATCCTTGCGGCCGGCTACCGCCGTATCGGTTTCCTCGGCACGCGGATGGCGGGGGATCACCGGGCGCGCAAGCGGCTGGAGGGGTTCCGCAGCGCGCTGGCCGATGCCGGGGTCGAGGTGCAGGACAAGGAGTTCTACGAGGGCGGCTCTTCGCTGGCCAAGGGGCGGGAGATGACGGCGGCGATGCTCGCCCGGTCGCCCGATCTCGATTTCCTCTATTATTCGAACGACATGATCGGGGCGGGGGGCTTGCTCTATTGTCTGGAGCAGGGGATCGACATTCCGGGGCGGATGGGCCTTGCGGGGTTCAACGATGTCGATCTGCTGGACGGGCTGCCGATGCGGCTCGCCACCATGGATGCCTGCCGGTTCGAGATCGGGCGCCAGGCCGCCGCGATCGTGGCGGGCCGCCACCCCGAGGGGATCATCGGCGGGGAGATCGTCGCGCTGACGCCCCGGCTCAACCCCGGGGACACGATCCGCTAG